One Campylobacter pinnipediorum subsp. caledonicus genomic window carries:
- the prfA gene encoding peptide chain release factor 1 produces MLADKLRPFLERYNEISKLLSEPNISTDIEKMTALSKEQSSLEDIYQVSTLYLNTLNSIEENKNLLGDPELGDLAKDEIKELQNLIIELENKIKILLIPKDPNDEKNIFLEIRAGTGGDEAALFVGDLFSAYIRYADARGWKFEVVGQSEGSAGGFKEIIVLIKGKGAYSRLKFEGGTHRVQRVPETESQGRVHTSAVTVAIMPEVEDSEIEINMNDLRIDVMRSSGHGGQSVNTTDSAVRITHIPTGIVVTNQDGKSQHKNKEAAMKVLKARLYEKQEQERLEKEVSERKNQVGTGDRSGRIRTYNFPQNRISDHRINLTLYRLDAIMAAGLFDEIIDPLIAHNQAEALTEAGL; encoded by the coding sequence ATGTTAGCTGATAAGCTTCGTCCTTTTTTAGAACGTTATAATGAAATTTCTAAGCTTCTTAGCGAACCAAATATTTCTACAGATATAGAAAAGATGACCGCTCTATCTAAAGAACAGTCATCTTTAGAGGATATATATCAGGTTTCTACATTATATCTTAACACCTTAAATTCTATAGAAGAAAATAAAAATCTTCTTGGTGATCCTGAGCTTGGTGATCTCGCAAAAGATGAGATAAAAGAACTTCAAAATCTTATTATTGAACTTGAAAATAAGATTAAAATTTTATTGATACCTAAAGATCCAAATGATGAAAAGAATATATTCTTAGAAATAAGAGCTGGCACTGGTGGAGATGAGGCCGCATTGTTTGTAGGTGATCTTTTTAGTGCTTATATTCGTTATGCTGATGCCAGAGGTTGGAAATTTGAAGTTGTTGGACAGAGTGAAGGAAGTGCAGGTGGCTTTAAAGAGATTATTGTTTTGATTAAAGGTAAAGGTGCTTATTCTAGACTGAAGTTTGAAGGTGGTACTCATAGAGTCCAAAGGGTGCCTGAAACAGAGAGTCAGGGTAGGGTGCATACATCTGCTGTTACTGTAGCTATTATGCCTGAAGTTGAAGATAGTGAAATAGAAATTAATATGAATGATCTTCGTATAGATGTTATGAGAAGTTCAGGTCATGGTGGTCAAAGTGTAAATACTACCGATAGTGCTGTAAGAATAACTCATATTCCAACAGGAATAGTTGTAACAAACCAAGATGGAAAATCTCAACATAAAAATAAAGAAGCGGCGATGAAAGTCTTAAAAGCAAGGCTTTATGAAAAGCAAGAACAAGAAAGACTTGAAAAAGAAGTAAGCGAAAGAAAAAATCAAGTAGGAACTGGTGATAGAAGTGGTAGAATAAGAACTTATAATTTTCCGCAAAACAGAATAAGTGATCACCGAATAAACCTAACTCTTTATAGGCTTGATGCTATAATGGCAGCTGGTCTTTTTGATGAGATAATAGATCCACTGATAGCTCATAATCAAGCAGAAGCTTTGACAGAAGCTGGGCTATAA
- the rpsT gene encoding 30S ribosomal protein S20, with protein sequence MANHKSAEKRARQTIKRTERNRFYRTRLKNITKSVLVAVEEKNLDKATEALKVANKSFHSFVSKGFLKKQTAARRVSRLAKLVNTLKVA encoded by the coding sequence ATGGCAAATCATAAATCTGCTGAAAAAAGAGCAAGACAGACTATAAAAAGAACAGAAAGAAATAGATTTTATAGAACAAGACTTAAAAACATAACAAAAAGTGTTTTAGTTGCTGTAGAAGAGAAAAACTTAGATAAAGCTACTGAAGCTTTAAAAGTTGCAAACAAAAGTTTCCATAGTTTTGTAAGCAAAGGATTTTTGAAAAAGCAAACAGCTGCTCGTCGTGTTAGTCGTTTAGCTAAACTTGTAAATACACTTAAAGTAGCATAA
- a CDS encoding L-lactate permease, whose amino-acid sequence MELYRQIYDPFSNIWLSAFVAALPIFLFFASLVVLKLKGYVAAFLTVSLSLIIAIIVYKMPIAIAVMSFFQGFFTGLWPIAWIILTAIFLYKLSVKSGYFETLKASITTITPDHRVQVVIIALCFGTFLEGAIGFGAPVAITAALLVGLGLNPLHAAGFCMIANTAPAAFGAVGIPIVAMAQTTGIDENILSMMVGRMLPIITLSVPFFIVFLMDGFKGIKQTFLPLCVVASSYTVVQYLTASILGPQLADITSSVFSIAITVVFLKFYKIKNIYRLDGKTNFDNDKKINIKDILKAWSPFIYLIIFIVIWTTPIIKTFASFADITFYLPYLKDSIIQTVPLSLDEEPVNTAYTFQAIKAIGLAILLAGICTIFTLKIKANIAVDAAKETFKEMFMPIVTIGLVVAYAFIAKNSAQAATMGLALANTGGEAFAFFSPVIGWVGVFLTGSVTSSNLLFGTLQQVTASQLNIPEIIFLAANTVGGMAGKMISPQSIAVACAAVGLVGRESELLKFTLKYSIIYIVVGGIITWVILNLFPMLIPVIVS is encoded by the coding sequence ATGGAATTATACAGACAAATTTATGATCCATTTTCAAATATATGGCTAAGTGCTTTTGTAGCAGCACTACCTATATTTTTGTTTTTTGCTTCATTAGTCGTTTTAAAACTAAAAGGTTATGTTGCTGCTTTTTTAACAGTATCATTAAGCTTAATAATAGCAATTATTGTTTATAAAATGCCAATAGCAATAGCAGTAATGAGCTTTTTTCAAGGATTTTTTACAGGTCTTTGGCCTATAGCTTGGATTATATTAACCGCTATTTTTCTATATAAGCTAAGCGTAAAGTCAGGGTATTTTGAAACCTTAAAAGCATCAATTACAACTATAACACCTGATCATAGAGTGCAAGTTGTTATCATAGCTCTTTGTTTTGGAACATTTTTAGAGGGTGCTATAGGTTTTGGTGCACCTGTTGCCATAACAGCTGCTTTACTTGTTGGACTCGGACTAAATCCTCTACATGCGGCTGGTTTTTGTATGATAGCAAACACAGCTCCAGCAGCATTTGGAGCAGTTGGAATTCCTATTGTTGCTATGGCTCAAACAACTGGAATTGATGAAAATATTTTATCAATGATGGTTGGAAGAATGCTACCTATAATAACTTTAAGTGTTCCGTTTTTTATAGTATTTTTAATGGATGGCTTTAAAGGTATTAAACAAACATTTTTACCATTATGTGTCGTTGCTTCTAGTTATACCGTAGTTCAATACCTAACAGCTAGTATTTTAGGACCACAGCTTGCAGATATAACTTCATCTGTATTTTCAATAGCAATAACTGTTGTATTTTTGAAATTTTATAAAATAAAAAATATATACAGATTAGATGGAAAAACAAATTTTGATAATGATAAAAAAATTAATATAAAAGATATATTAAAAGCTTGGTCTCCATTTATATATCTTATAATTTTTATAGTTATATGGACAACACCTATTATAAAAACATTTGCTTCTTTTGCTGACATTACATTTTATTTGCCATATCTAAAAGATAGTATTATCCAAACAGTTCCGCTTAGCTTAGATGAAGAGCCGGTAAATACAGCATATACTTTTCAAGCCATAAAAGCAATAGGTCTTGCGATATTACTTGCTGGAATATGCACTATATTTACTTTAAAAATAAAGGCAAACATAGCTGTTGATGCAGCAAAAGAGACATTTAAAGAGATGTTTATGCCAATTGTTACAATAGGTCTTGTTGTAGCGTATGCTTTTATAGCTAAAAATAGCGCTCAAGCTGCCACTATGGGTCTAGCTCTAGCAAATACAGGTGGTGAAGCGTTTGCATTTTTCTCTCCAGTAATAGGTTGGGTTGGTGTTTTTCTAACTGGTTCTGTTACAAGCTCAAATTTGCTTTTTGGGACATTACAACAGGTAACAGCATCGCAATTAAATATACCTGAAATAATATTTTTAGCAGCGAACACAGTAGGTGGAATGGCTGGAAAAATGATAAGCCCTCAAAGTATAGCCGTAGCTTGCGCAGCTGTTGGTCTTGTAGGAAGAGAGAGCGAGCTACTTAAATTTACACTAAAATACTCAATTATATATATAGTTGTTGGCGGTATCATAACTTGGGTAATATTAAATCTATTCCCTATGCTTATACCTGTTATTGTAAGTTAA
- a CDS encoding TAXI family TRAP transporter solute-binding subunit, whose amino-acid sequence MKKVSILLSAIALSSMVNAKEFISIGTGGMTGTYYPIGGAICRLINKDPKIKCSVQSTGGSVYNLNNVLKKELTFGFVQSDVVYDKYNGTGKFKDMGDNKLRSVMAIYPELLAFVVSKESGIKNIVDLADKKYNVGNPGSGNEVTTLAVFDANKFDVSKLAYRGVLTAQECPHALKDKKIDGYSFMVGHPTANITDAANSLPIDILDISGDDIDDMIKQYPYFAKGVIPKGTYDGVDRDVNSVGVKAVLVATESTSNNAVASVVKSIIENFDEYKSLHPALKSVTKESLLEGLSAPLHPAAEAEFKKAGILK is encoded by the coding sequence ATGAAAAAAGTTTCTATTTTGTTATCAGCAATTGCTTTAAGTTCTATGGTTAATGCTAAAGAATTTATAAGTATAGGTACAGGAGGTATGACTGGCACCTACTATCCTATAGGTGGTGCTATATGCAGACTTATTAACAAAGATCCAAAGATTAAGTGTTCAGTCCAATCAACCGGAGGTTCTGTTTACAATCTTAATAATGTTTTAAAAAAAGAGCTTACTTTTGGATTTGTTCAAAGTGATGTTGTTTATGATAAATACAATGGAACTGGTAAATTTAAAGATATGGGTGATAATAAGCTGCGCTCCGTTATGGCAATTTACCCAGAGCTGTTAGCATTTGTTGTCTCTAAAGAAAGTGGTATAAAAAATATAGTTGATTTAGCTGATAAGAAGTATAATGTAGGCAATCCTGGTAGTGGAAATGAAGTTACTACGCTTGCTGTTTTTGATGCTAATAAATTCGATGTTTCAAAACTTGCGTATAGAGGTGTTTTAACTGCTCAAGAGTGTCCTCACGCATTAAAAGATAAAAAAATAGATGGTTATAGTTTTATGGTTGGACACCCAACTGCAAATATAACTGACGCTGCAAATTCATTACCTATTGATATACTTGATATAAGTGGCGATGATATAGATGACATGATAAAACAGTATCCGTATTTTGCCAAAGGTGTTATACCAAAAGGAACTTATGATGGTGTTGATAGAGATGTAAATAGTGTTGGTGTAAAGGCTGTATTGGTGGCTACCGAGTCAACTAGCAATAATGCTGTTGCTTCTGTTGTTAAGTCTATTATAGAAAATTTTGATGAGTATAAAAGTCTTCATCCAGCACTTAAATCTGTAACAAAAGAGAGTTTGCTTGAAGGTCTTTCTGCTCCGTTGCATCCAGCTGCTGAAGCTGAGTTTAAGAAAGCTGGAATATTAAAATAA
- a CDS encoding carbon-nitrogen hydrolase: MKVALIQQKFHKTKKQTVEKTLELIEQASKNGAELVVLQELHQTQYFCQSEDVEFFDLANEYKSDIEFWANVAKENKVVLVTSLFEKRTTGLYHNTAYVFEKDGSLAGKYRKMHIPDDPLFYEKFYFTPGDIGFEPIDTSVGRLGVLVCWDQWYPEAARLMALKGADILIYPTAIGWFDLDGDDEKSRQLEAWVAVQRGHSVANGLPVVTVNRVGFEKDESGVSDGIRFWGNSFVFGPQGEQLFRADSEKEECFIVDVDMKKSEDVRRIWPFLRDRRIDSYSGLLKRFID, translated from the coding sequence ATGAAAGTAGCGCTAATACAACAAAAATTTCATAAAACAAAAAAACAGACAGTTGAAAAAACATTAGAGCTTATAGAACAAGCAAGTAAAAACGGTGCAGAACTTGTTGTTTTACAGGAGTTGCATCAAACTCAATATTTTTGTCAAAGCGAAGATGTTGAATTTTTTGATTTAGCAAATGAATATAAGAGCGATATAGAGTTTTGGGCTAATGTAGCAAAAGAAAATAAAGTTGTTTTAGTTACATCTTTATTTGAAAAAAGAACTACTGGGCTTTATCACAATACGGCTTATGTTTTTGAAAAAGATGGCTCTCTGGCTGGAAAATACAGAAAGATGCATATCCCCGATGATCCACTTTTTTATGAAAAGTTTTATTTTACACCGGGTGATATTGGTTTTGAGCCGATTGATACTAGTGTAGGGCGACTTGGTGTGTTGGTTTGCTGGGATCAGTGGTATCCAGAAGCTGCTAGGTTAATGGCTTTAAAAGGAGCTGATATTTTAATATATCCTACCGCGATTGGTTGGTTTGATCTTGATGGTGATGATGAAAAATCAAGACAGCTTGAAGCTTGGGTTGCAGTGCAAAGAGGACATAGTGTGGCAAATGGACTTCCTGTTGTAACCGTAAATAGAGTTGGCTTTGAGAAAGATGAGTCTGGTGTATCTGATGGTATACGTTTTTGGGGAAATAGCTTTGTTTTTGGTCCACAAGGAGAGCAATTATTTAGAGCTGATAGTGAAAAGGAAGAGTGCTTTATTGTGGATGTAGATATGAAAAAAAGTGAAGATGTTCGCAGAATTTGGCCATTTTTAAGAGATAGGCGCATAGATAGCTATAGTGGACTTTTAAAGAGATTTATTGATTAG
- a CDS encoding cation diffusion facilitator family transporter: MKLETKAIFLASIIALISAIVKIVAGFLSSSILLINSAVDSFFDSFVSFLNLFVLKKSSQSPDSTFNFGYSKLESLAAFTQGLIISCIGIFLFYKSIMKLVQNNHNLDIEISIFAMLFSLFFTAIIVFLLYYAFKKTDNLVVKTDMQHYKGDLVSNLAVLLAFVFISFTNLYIFDSLFGILASCYIIYSAFLLIKQSSYMLLDGSIDEKILCEVVQLILQREEVLSLHDVKSRQSGNRYFLSYHMVFNKTLSLNEAHDISDEIENLIKEKFKFNWDIDVHFDYFDDSN, translated from the coding sequence ATGAAACTTGAAACAAAGGCGATTTTTTTAGCTTCTATTATAGCTTTGATTTCGGCTATTGTCAAAATAGTAGCCGGTTTTTTAAGTAGTTCTATACTTCTTATTAATTCGGCTGTTGATTCGTTTTTTGATAGTTTTGTATCTTTTTTAAATTTATTTGTTCTTAAAAAATCATCTCAAAGTCCAGATTCTACTTTTAATTTTGGATACTCAAAGCTTGAGAGTTTAGCAGCTTTTACTCAAGGATTGATCATATCTTGTATTGGAATATTTTTATTTTATAAAAGTATAATGAAGCTCGTTCAGAACAATCATAATTTAGATATTGAAATTTCAATATTTGCTATGCTATTTTCATTGTTTTTTACAGCCATTATCGTTTTTTTGTTGTATTATGCTTTTAAAAAGACTGATAATTTGGTTGTAAAAACAGATATGCAACACTATAAAGGTGATCTTGTTTCCAATCTTGCTGTTTTGTTAGCTTTTGTATTTATAAGCTTTACCAATCTTTATATTTTTGATAGTTTATTTGGAATTTTAGCTAGTTGTTATATTATATATTCTGCTTTTTTGTTGATAAAACAAAGTTCTTATATGCTTTTAGATGGTAGTATAGATGAAAAGATATTGTGTGAGGTCGTGCAACTTATTTTGCAAAGAGAAGAGGTACTTAGTTTGCACGATGTGAAATCAAGACAGAGCGGAAATAGGTATTTTTTGAGTTATCATATGGTGTTTAATAAAACTTTAAGTTTAAACGAAGCTCATGATATTTCAGATGAAATTGAAAATCTCATAAAAGAAAAGTTTAAATTTAATTGGGATATAGATGTTCATTTTGATTATTTTGATGACAGTAATTAA
- a CDS encoding agmatine deiminase family protein, translated as MRAFGEWEKQESLLLSLPHKNTDWSPYLEEILTSYEELVSAVSAFEKCILICPDDEVLKRFSKFKNCEFYNIDTDDTWIRDYGSIDVLSDNELVSYDFKFNAWGDKFSSSNDNALNVKLNKFLNKNLKSIDMVLEGGSVDFNSKDVLLTTEYCLLNKNRNPNLTKEMLEKELKNLFGLEKIIWLKHGFIKGDDTDHHIDTLARFISSDTIAYASCDDENDEHFKELKKMEDELKKTGFNLISLPIPKAKFFEGKRLGCTYTNFIFINNALIVPTYNDDNDDIVIQKLKNALPNLEIIGVNSLVFVRQNGSLHCSSQNKFLKI; from the coding sequence ATTAGAGCTTTTGGAGAGTGGGAAAAACAAGAAAGTTTACTTTTGTCATTACCGCATAAAAATACAGATTGGAGTCCATATTTAGAGGAAATCCTAACAAGCTATGAAGAGTTAGTTAGTGCTGTTAGTGCTTTTGAAAAATGTATTTTGATATGTCCTGATGATGAAGTGTTAAAAAGGTTTTCTAAGTTTAAAAATTGTGAATTTTACAATATAGACACAGATGATACTTGGATAAGGGATTATGGGAGTATAGATGTTTTATCGGACAATGAACTTGTAAGTTATGATTTTAAGTTTAATGCTTGGGGTGATAAATTTAGTTCATCAAATGATAATGCTCTAAATGTAAAATTAAATAAATTCTTAAATAAAAATCTAAAAAGCATTGATATGGTTTTGGAAGGCGGAAGTGTTGATTTTAATTCAAAAGATGTGCTTTTAACGACAGAATATTGCTTACTTAATAAAAATAGAAATCCAAATTTAACAAAAGAGATGCTTGAAAAAGAGTTAAAAAATCTTTTCGGACTTGAAAAGATTATATGGCTTAAACATGGATTTATAAAAGGTGACGATACGGATCATCATATAGATACATTAGCTCGTTTTATATCAAGCGACACTATAGCTTATGCTAGTTGTGATGATGAAAATGATGAACATTTCAAAGAGCTAAAAAAAATGGAAGATGAGCTTAAAAAAACCGGATTTAACCTAATCTCACTACCAATTCCAAAGGCAAAATTTTTTGAAGGTAAAAGGTTAGGTTGCACATATACAAATTTTATTTTTATAAACAATGCTCTTATAGTTCCTACTTATAATGATGACAACGATGATATTGTTATACAAAAACTTAAAAATGCTCTACCAAATTTGGAGATAATTGGTGTAAATTCTTTGGTTTTTGTTCGTCAAAATGGATCGCTTCATTGTTCTAGCCAAAATAAATTTTTAAAAATATAA
- a CDS encoding CBU_0592 family membrane protein, whose amino-acid sequence MDIFQIIGFLGMLCVVGAYFLLQIEKINQKSLAYQLINLVGAILLIISLLVHFNLGSFLIEVFWIFITLYGIYKIYKESKTK is encoded by the coding sequence ATGGATATATTTCAAATTATAGGTTTTTTGGGTATGTTGTGTGTGGTTGGTGCATATTTTCTTTTACAAATTGAAAAGATAAATCAAAAGAGTTTGGCTTATCAGCTTATAAATTTAGTTGGTGCAATATTGCTTATAATTTCACTTTTAGTGCATTTTAATTTGGGTTCTTTTTTGATAGAAGTTTTTTGGATTTTTATCACATTATATGGTATTTATAAAATTTATAAAGAGAGTAAAACAAAATGA
- a CDS encoding amino acid ABC transporter permease, producing MDIEFILKFYPMYIEAGILTIKLAFLGIFFSIIIGIFCVAIRFYNIKFALPIITSYVEISRNTPLLIQLFFLYYGLPKLGINIDNFTCAVIGLTFLGGSYMAESFRLGYEAVRKSQIEAGLSLGLNNIQILYHIITPQAFTISLPSISANIIFLLKETSIVSIIALGDLVYVAKDLIGLYYKTDEALFMLVISYLIIILPISLFLGFIERIARAR from the coding sequence ATGGATATTGAGTTTATTTTAAAATTTTACCCTATGTATATTGAGGCTGGAATACTCACCATTAAGCTTGCATTTTTAGGTATATTTTTTTCTATAATTATAGGAATATTTTGTGTTGCTATAAGATTTTATAATATCAAATTTGCACTACCAATAATAACCTCATATGTAGAAATTTCAAGAAATACGCCACTTTTAATACAGCTATTTTTTCTTTATTATGGCTTACCAAAGCTTGGCATAAATATAGATAACTTTACTTGTGCTGTTATAGGGCTTACTTTTTTAGGTGGCAGCTACATGGCAGAAAGTTTTAGACTTGGATATGAAGCAGTTAGAAAATCACAAATAGAAGCTGGTCTTAGTCTTGGTTTAAACAATATACAAATTTTATATCACATAATAACACCACAAGCATTTACAATTTCACTTCCTAGCATAAGTGCAAATATTATATTCTTGCTTAAAGAAACATCAATAGTTAGCATAATAGCACTTGGGGATCTTGTGTATGTAGCAAAAGATCTTATAGGACTTTATTATAAAACAGATGAAGCTTTATTTATGTTAGTAATTAGTTACCTAATAATTATTTTACCGATATCCTTATTTTTAGGATTTATAGAGAGGATTGCTCGTGCAAGATAG
- a CDS encoding ABC transporter permease subunit (The N-terminal region of this protein, as described by TIGR01726, is a three transmembrane segment that identifies a subfamily of ABC transporter permease subunits, which specificities that include histidine, arginine, glutamine, glutamate, L-cystine (sic), the opines (in Agrobacterium) octopine and nopaline, etc.) — MQDSLLFSTQNIIRLAEGLLVSIEISIISIIISIIGGVFFGIIMSLKNKFIYIFLKICLEAIRIMPTIVWLFIFYFGLARAMNLHLSAFSASLIVFSVWGVFEMMDIVRGAIVSIPKHQFESSTALGLNKIQIYIYIIIPLAMRRLAPSAVNLLSRMIKTTSIVVLIGVVEVVKVGQQIVERNVFNNNMAPFLIYGVIFILYFLICYPISKLSQKLEKRWM, encoded by the coding sequence GTGCAAGATAGTTTATTATTTAGCACACAAAACATAATACGACTTGCTGAAGGATTATTGGTTAGTATAGAAATTTCTATAATATCAATAATTATTTCAATAATTGGTGGAGTATTTTTTGGCATTATTATGAGTTTAAAAAATAAATTTATCTATATTTTTTTAAAAATTTGTTTAGAGGCAATAAGAATAATGCCAACCATAGTGTGGCTTTTTATATTTTATTTTGGGCTAGCAAGAGCTATGAATTTACACCTAAGTGCATTTAGTGCAAGTTTGATAGTATTTAGCGTTTGGGGTGTGTTTGAAATGATGGATATAGTAAGAGGAGCTATTGTATCAATCCCAAAACATCAATTTGAAAGCTCAACCGCACTAGGGCTTAATAAAATACAAATTTATATATATATTATAATACCTCTAGCCATGAGGAGATTAGCTCCTAGCGCTGTAAATTTACTAAGTCGTATGATAAAAACAACTTCTATAGTTGTATTAATAGGTGTTGTTGAAGTTGTAAAAGTAGGACAACAAATAGTAGAAAGAAATGTTTTTAATAATAATATGGCACCGTTTTTAATATATGGTGTAATTTTTATATTATATTTTTTAATATGCTACCCAATATCAAAATTATCTCAAAAACTTGAAAAACGCTGGATGTGA
- a CDS encoding amino acid ABC transporter ATP-binding protein: protein MNILELKNVNKFYGQTQALKDINLSLKKGEVIVLLGPSGCGKSTTLRCINGLENIQSGEIILNGDIVTKDYKNWTKMRQRVGMVFQHYELFDHLNVIENILLAPIKAQKRDKKEVEVEADKWLEKVGLIDKKYAKPKELSGGQKQRIAIVRSLCMNPEVMLFDEVTAALDPEITREVLDVIINLAKDGMSMLIVTHEMGFAKSVADKIVFMDDGKIVEETTPNDFFTNPKTQRAKKFLNLFTFNK from the coding sequence ATGAATATACTAGAGCTTAAAAATGTTAATAAATTTTATGGACAAACTCAAGCGTTAAAGGATATAAACTTAAGTTTAAAAAAAGGGGAAGTTATAGTTTTACTTGGTCCTTCTGGGTGTGGAAAATCAACCACTCTCAGATGCATAAATGGGCTTGAAAATATTCAAAGTGGTGAAATAATACTAAACGGTGATATTGTTACAAAAGACTATAAAAATTGGACTAAAATGAGACAAAGAGTTGGAATGGTGTTTCAACACTATGAACTTTTTGATCACTTAAACGTCATAGAAAATATACTCCTTGCACCTATAAAAGCACAAAAACGAGATAAAAAAGAAGTAGAAGTTGAAGCTGATAAATGGCTAGAAAAAGTTGGTCTTATAGACAAAAAATATGCAAAACCAAAAGAGCTAAGTGGGGGACAAAAGCAAAGAATAGCTATAGTAAGAAGTTTATGTATGAATCCAGAAGTTATGCTATTTGATGAAGTAACAGCTGCTCTTGATCCAGAAATTACAAGAGAAGTTTTAGATGTGATAATAAATTTAGCAAAAGACGGAATGAGTATGCTTATAGTAACTCATGAGATGGGTTTTGCAAAATCTGTTGCTGATAAAATAGTCTTTATGGATGATGGAAAAATAGTAGAAGAAACTACTCCTAATGATTTTTTTACAAATCCAAAAACACAAAGAGCAAAAAAATTTTTAAATTTATTCACTTTTAATAAGTAA
- a CDS encoding cysteine ABC transporter substrate-binding protein — protein sequence MKKIISFLALAVAIFLAGCGDSTTTQKDSITKIKERGFIRIGVFSDKPPFGFVDSNGKNQGYDIYLAKRIAKDLLGDENKIKFELVEAASRVEFLVADKVDVILANFTVTPERKEIVDFALPYMKVALGVVSPSGDVVSDISQLKDKKLIVNKGTTADAYFTKNHPEIKLIKFDQNTETFAALLDGRGAALAHDNTLLFAWVKENQGFNIGIQTLGDQDYIAPAVNKGNKVLLDWINNEIIKLEEENFFHKAYDETLKNIYSDDIKPEAVVVEGSKI from the coding sequence ATGAAAAAAATAATTTCATTTTTAGCATTAGCTGTTGCTATATTTTTAGCAGGTTGTGGAGATAGTACAACAACACAAAAAGACAGCATTACTAAGATAAAAGAGAGAGGATTTATTCGCATAGGGGTTTTTAGCGACAAGCCACCGTTTGGATTTGTTGATTCAAATGGTAAAAATCAAGGATATGATATATATCTTGCAAAACGTATAGCTAAAGATTTATTAGGTGATGAAAATAAGATTAAATTTGAATTAGTTGAAGCTGCTAGCAGAGTAGAGTTTTTAGTGGCTGATAAAGTAGATGTAATACTAGCAAACTTTACAGTTACTCCTGAACGCAAAGAAATTGTTGATTTTGCATTACCTTACATGAAAGTTGCACTAGGCGTTGTAAGTCCATCAGGAGATGTTGTAAGTGACATATCTCAACTAAAAGATAAAAAACTTATAGTAAATAAAGGAACTACAGCTGATGCGTATTTTACAAAAAACCATCCCGAAATAAAACTAATAAAATTTGATCAAAACACAGAAACATTTGCTGCTTTGCTTGATGGTCGTGGTGCAGCTTTAGCACATGACAATACGTTATTATTCGCTTGGGTTAAAGAAAATCAAGGTTTTAACATAGGAATACAAACATTAGGAGATCAAGACTACATAGCACCGGCTGTAAATAAAGGAAACAAAGTATTGCTTGATTGGATAAATAATGAAATAATTAAACTTGAAGAAGAAAATTTCTTCCACAAAGCTTATGATGAAACATTAAAAAATATATATAGCGATGATATAAAACCTGAGGCAGTTGTTGTAGAGGGCAGTAAGATATAA